The following are encoded in a window of Carassius auratus strain Wakin chromosome 6, ASM336829v1, whole genome shotgun sequence genomic DNA:
- the LOC113102249 gene encoding methyl-CpG-binding domain protein 6-like, translated as MTGGSESAAGEKDGGTTLIAQIPVGWQRKVEDGAVSYISPSGTVLRSVDEARVYLRTDGTCKCGLECPLVPNKVFNFDPAAVVRAPGHQSGKIEEDMTKLCNHRRKVDAMAALCQSMQPSHLPSLAQATGGVIYSVDGREPRGSMVAHGDGVHCTYPQPRHNQPIGFPLSSPRPVVQNGSVSLPPVSRPPEQCSPLKKPQTPLGCMPGYAKQQWSPHPPLSQNIPQRTSPNSVHKHKLPPEPSNAFSLSPSSSLTLSGRGAPPNSQGASVKSPSPLSPSRTLDNFSPRQRSRHSSTSSLSEHGVQGSVFIQGGKPLQPTMPCSSPKLPLTPSSPCSHLEGILQHYKDCSTSSGANQSNHQMSLVHPNPGDKRNGLSSAQAPGLLGLPLGQILNQQKSQQKGHITNSFPASSLLSAAAKAQVANQKTQLNAADALTALPLTGLDKEQQSKVLISTLNSSVHPTSARAQSLTALLLPHSPSIFPASPAVTEKNLRRKRQRRSPTVINMLKDTQLGWTAEDLSVPPLLISPCLSPTSPSVPHLDNHRLSVAPPNASRLQDSEEGRKPGLANTLPSPSQPLSALLQLLSMQSATQQSGVATAMPCNRHTNTLPSSPRPITPQTPQCDMQSTLRLPNHTPQPQPQSTVPMPEPPVQRPPSQPFPLMGDETTMNLKTTSSNAILNLSQTPSDLNSSILSMMNQISSTCLPSFPEKGCGSKTTDTCLDHGTFQINQSNHNQAVESKGPVESMDQPDMDARLLGGCEPDHSLSLPNAPSSDLSNPTTDPAVSLAEAFPFMSQEQLLQLLSSNAGLPSLLPPFLGSLPLGVWMSSQPSVPGGAQAQPTSAILNQGSPLNVLNQGELPINLVSLLNPPGSEAEVEGGEKPPGLQALLMASLLLGQNPAAMLPLPALNLELPSLQQVFADGVSLEKSPALLDSVLMGPGLLEALQTLAPGADGQSLLLSTHFTPPPHAFLSLNPALLTAALAQTEPLPNHPPSPRLILRGLCPAQL; from the exons ATGACGGGGGGCAGTGAGAGTGCAGCAGGAGAAAAAGATGGAGGTACGACGCTCATCGCTCAGATCCCGGTTGGCTGGCAGAGGAAGGTGGAAGATGGGGCTGTGTCTTACATCAG ccCTAGTGGTACAGTCCTTCGATCTGTGGATGAGGCGAGGGTGTATCTGCGGACAGATGGCACATGTAAATGTGGTCTCGAGTGCCCGCTAGTCCCAAATAAG GTCTTTAATTTTGACCCTGCTGCGGTGGTCCGAGCTCCTGGTCATCAATCAGGGAAAATAGAGGAAGATATGACTAAACTCTGTAACCATCGCAGGAAAGTTGATGCCATGGCGGCATTATGCCAAAGCATGCAGCCCTCCCATCTTCCCTCGCTGGCTCAAGCCACAG GAGGGGTTATATACTCCGTGGACGGCAGAGAGCCGAGAGGATCAATGGTGGCTCATGGAGACGGAGTCCACTGCACTTACCCTCAGCCCAGACACAACCAACCCATTGGTTTTCCTCTGTCATCTCCTCGCCCTGTGGTGCAAAACGGCTCTGTTAGCCTCCCCCCAGTTTCACGGCCTCCAGAACAGTGTTCACCTTTAAAGAAACCCCAAACGCCATTGGGCTGCATGCCTGGTTACGCGAAACAGCAGTGGAGCCCTCATCCACCACTTTCCCAAAACATCCCCCAAAGGACTTCCCCTAACAGTGTACACAAGCATAAACTTCCTCCAGAACCCTCCAACGCCTTTTCTTTATCCCCCTCTTCATCCTTAACTCTAAGTGGTCGAGGAGCTCCGCCAAACTCCCAGGGAGCGAGTGTCAAGTCGCCTTCTCCTCTCTCACCCTCACGTACCTTGGACAATTTCTCGCCCCGCCAGCGCTCTCGCCACTCTTCGACGTCCTCGCTCTCAGAGCATGGGGTCCAAGGGTCCGTCTTCATTCAGGGAGGCAAACCATTGCAACCCACCATGCCGTGCTCCTCTCCCAAGCTTCCTCTTACGCCTTCCAGTCCATGTAGTCACTTGGAGGGCATTCTGCAGCACTACAAAGACTGTAGCACGAGCTCCGGTGCTAACCAAAGCAACCATCAGATGTCGTTGGTGCATCCCAACCCAGGCGACAAGAGGAACGGACTGAGTTCTGCTCAAGCCCCAGGACTGCTTGGCCTTCCACTAGGACAGATTCTCAACCAACAGAAGAGCCAGCAAAAGGGCCACATCACTAACTCTTTCCCGGCCAGCAGCCTCCTTTCTGCGGCCGCTAAAGCCCAGGTGGCCAACCAGAAAACCCAGCTCAATGCAGCCGATGCATTGACCGCACTCCCTCTTACGGGCTTGGACAAGGAGCAGCAGTCAAAGGTATTGATTAGCACTTTAAACAGTAGCGTCCACCCCACTTCCGCCAGAGCACAGTCCCTGACCGCCCTTTTGCTTCCACACTCCCCTTCCATTTTCCCGGCTTCCCCAGCTGTCACAGAGAAAAACTTAAGGCGTAAACGGCAGAGGCGTTCGCCCACCGTTATTAACATGCTCAAAGATACACAGTTAGGTTGGACCGCAGAAGATCTCTCCGTGCCGCCTCTGCTCATCTCCCCATGCCTTTCGCCAACTTCTCCTTCTGTACCTCATTTAGACAACCACCGGCTGTCCGTCGCTCCTCCGAATGCCTCCAGGTTGCAGGATTCGGAGGAAGGCAGGAAGCCAGGACTTGCTAATACCCTTCCATCTCCATCTCAGCCCCTCTCCGCCCTGCTTCAGCTTCTTAGCATGCAAAGCGCAACCCAGCAATCGGGCGTTGCCACTGCCATGCCTTGCAacaggcacacaaacacattgcCCTCTTCACCGAGACCAATCACTCCACAGACGCCCCAATGCGACATGCAGTCCACATTGCGTTTACCCAACCACACCCCGCAACCTCAACCCCAAAGCACAGTGCCCATGCCAGAACCTCCTGTCCAGCGACCCCCATCCCAACCCTTTCCTTTGATGGGTGATGAGACAACCATGAACCTCAAAACAACCTCCAGCAACGCCATCCTGAACTTGAGCCAAACGCCGTCGGACCTCAACAGTTCAATTCTGAGCATGATGAACCAGATATCCTCAACATGCTTGCCCTCATTCCCAGAGAAAGGTTGTGGATCCAAAACAACAGACACTTGTCTTGACCATGGTACCTTCCAAATTAACCAGTCAAACCACAACCAAGCTGTGGAAAGTAAAG GTCCTGTAGAGTCGATGGATCAGCCGGACATGGATGCAAGATTGCTAGGAGGCTGTGAGCCGGACCACAGCCTCTCTCTTCCCAATGCCCCCTCTTCCGACCTTTCTAACCCTACAACCGACCCCGCTGTTTCCCTTGCAGAGGCTTTTCCCTTCATGTCTCAAGAACAGCTCCTCCAGCTTCTCTCCTCCAACGCCGGTCTGCCTTCTCTGTTACCTCCCTTTCTCGGCTCCCTGCCTTTAGGGGTTTGGATGAGCAGCCAACCCTCGGTTCCCGGCGGTGCTCAAGCCCAGCCAACCAGTGCCATCCTGAACCAAGGCTCTCCTCTTAACGTCCTAAACCAAGGCGAGCTTCCCATCAACCTCGTGAGCCTGTTAAATCCGCCAGGTTCTGAAGCAGAGGTGGAAGGTGGTGAAAAACCCCCTGGGCTTCAAGCCCTTCTCATGGCTTCGTTGCTGCTCGGCCAGAATCCGGCTGCCATGCTGCCGCTACCAGCGCTCAACCTGGAGCTTCCTTCATTGCAGCAGGTCTTTGCGGACGGAGTGTCCCTGGAGAAGAGCCCCGCTCTGCTGGATTCGGTCCTGATGGGGCCAGGGCTCCTGGAGGCTCTACAGACTCTAGCGCCCGGCGCAGACGGCCAGTCTCTGCTTCTTTCCACCCATTTCACTCCACCCCCTCATGCCTTTCTGTCGCTCAACCCTGCTCTGCTGACCGCAGCTCTCGCCCAGACCGAACCCCTACCCAACCACCCTCCGTCCCCCCGCCTCATTCTCAG GGGACTCTGTCCAGCCCAGCTCTAG
- the LOC113102263 gene encoding DNA damage-inducible transcript 3 protein-like: MMTAEWLYPPGVGPLCGAELEAWYEDLQDILGSDAGGAKLTRAPPCSEKEPEFLDVLESCSLTWLTEGQVWGDGVQRVTDEPPVVHSPVRQDERRGGEPEHTSSGGDLLPPEFFELLSEGGVGSVETMYHVSHHESPSPSASEEEEHPTVPDTSSCSSASRSPSPPVSTARPGKRKRGGGAPCSPSPGKKSRREREQENERKVQELTDQNERLKAEIERLGEEVQRTRRALIERLVNTRR; encoded by the exons ATGATGACTGCGGAGTGGCTGTATCCCCCAGGCGTGGGGCCGCTGTGTGGTGCAGAGTTGGAGGCGTGGTATGAAGACCTGCAGGATATACTGGGCTCCGATGCGGGCGGGGCCAAACTCACAAGAGCCCCGCCTTGCTCCGAG AAGGAGCCTGAGTTTCTGGATGTGTTGGAGAGCTGCTCGCTCACTTGGTTGACGGAGGGCCAGGTTTGGGGCGATGGGGTTCAACGGGTCACCGACGAGCCGCCCGTCGTCCACTCGCCGGTGAGACAGGATGAGCGGAGAGGAGGCGAGCCGGAGCACACCTCGTCCGGAGGAGACCTGCTTCCACCAGAGTTCTTCGAGCTCCTCAGCGAGGGCGGCGTCGGATCGGTGGAGACGATGTACCATGTTTCCCATCACGAGTCTCCTTCTCCGTCCGCCAGCGAAGAGGAGGAGCACCCGACCGTCCCGGACACATCGTCCTGCTCCTCGGCGTCCCGCTCGCCGTCTCCTCCCGTCTCCACCGCTCGCCCGGGAAAGAGAAAACGAGGAGGAGGAGCGCCGTGCTCCCCGTCCCCCGGGAAGAAGAGCCGACGGGAGCGCGAGCAGGAGAACGAGAGGAAGGTGCAGGAGCTGACGGATCAGAACGAGCGGCTCAAAGCAGAGATCGAGCGTCTGGGAGAGGAGGTGCAGCGGACGCGCCGGGCGCTCATCGAGAGACTCGTCAACACCAGGAGGTGA